In a genomic window of Scomber japonicus isolate fScoJap1 chromosome 17, fScoJap1.pri, whole genome shotgun sequence:
- the LOC128377160 gene encoding toll-like receptor 5: MRMLALQLVFIAVYIQVHTCYPSCTLHNLVADCTGRHLYSVPALPPNITHIYLEFNHISEINRTSLRDFVQLQQLDLGNQRVQLIIRNNAFLRQRKLTRLVLGNNIQLQLEPRAFAGLFKLQYLDLGYCNLDNSILAESYLQPLLSLETLDLFGNKIVRLQPGPFFSRLTKFTQLNLKLNQIDRLCEEDLAGFRGKNFTLLNLESNHLDRMFGDLDWKKCGNPFRGMAFNILDLSSNGFSLNRSRQFFKAIEGTQIHHLIYSGHMGKDFSHDNLRDPDKNTFEGLMNSAIEILDLSKSRIFALQIAVFSPLNNAKIIDISQNKINQIDRNAFDGQVHLRMLNLSYNLLGEIHSYTFTNLTDLRVLDLSYNHIGVLRYEAFSGLSYLRALYLTGNSLRDLGFPVSLPNLDFLLLGDNKLKSLSSIVDLGMNSIYVNVEGNRLTNLEDVYVILTHFKRLQNLFYGGNFIKWCSSNITIPLSNSLQVLDLHDSFLHIIWTQGKCLDLFDHLENLLALDLSFNSLAALPEGIFRGLSSIIELDLSSNALTYLQQDIFPVSLKRLDLSKNFLAFPDPTTFQSLLFLSLAENRFHCDCNLESFLTWLNMTNITFLSPVEDYRCEFPASLHNLPLLNYSTIVEPCEEDDEKAVQDLKFALFIFSTLLVITVILSGIVYARLRGHIFIIYKKVIGRVHEGPKPPPPEEEVQYDVFLCFSNNDYKWVEAALLKKLDKEFSENNILRCCFEARDFIPGVDHLSNNRDAIWGSRKTVCIVSKEFLKDDWCLEVFTLAQGRMLEELTNVLIMLVVGEVAHYQLMKCNAVRAFVERKDYLIWPNDPQDLEWFYERLISQIRKNSKVKKPAEDKPEPDIQSQNEDEIQLENISPIAV; this comes from the exons ATGAGGATGCTGGCTCTTCAGTTGGTTTTCATTGCAGTGTACATACAG GTACATACATGCTACCCATCATGTACTCTCCACAACCTTGTGGCTGACTGCACGGGACGGCACCTTTATTCAGTTCCTGCTCTGCCTCCTAACATCACCCACATCTACCTGGAGTTCAACCACATCAGTGAGATCAACAGAACCTCGCTCCGAGACTTTGTGCAGCTGCAACAGTTAGATCTTGGAAACCAGCGTGTGCAACTCATAATAAGGAACAATGCTTTCCTCAGGCAGAGAAAGTTGACTCGGTTGGTGCTAGGCAATAATATTCAGCTTCAGCTAGAGCCAAGGGCATTTGCAGGACTGTTCAAATTGCAATATCTCGATTTGGGTTATTGCAATTTGGACAACTCCATACTGGCAGAAAGCTATCTGCAGCCGCTTTTGTCCTTAGAAACACTTGATCTCTTTGGTAACAAAATAGTGAGACTCCAACCTGGACCATTCTTTTCAAGACTCACTAAGTTCACACAGCTAAACCTCAAATTGAATCAGATTGACAGACTATGTGAAGAAGATCTTGCTGGTTTTAGGGGGAAGAACTTCACACTCCTGAACTTGGAATCCAACCACTTAGACCGCATGTTTGGAGATCTTGACTGGAAAAAATGCGGAAACCCTTTTAGAGGGATGGCCTTTAATATTCTTGACTTATCTAGCAATGGGTTCAGTTTGAATAGATCAAGACAGTTTTTCAAAGCAATTGAGGGGACTCAGATTCATCATCTTATATATTCTGGACACATGGGTAAAGACTTTTCACATGACAACTTACGCGAtccagacaaaaacacatttgaaggcCTCATGAACAGTGCAATTGAAATTTTAGATCTGTCTAAAAGCCGAATATTCGCTCTGCAGATAGCTGTCTTCAGTCCTCTGAATAATGCGAAAATAATTGAtatttcccaaaacaaaatcaatcaGATTGACAGAAATGCCTTTGACGGTCAGGTACATTTACGAATGCTCAACCTGTCATACAACCTTCTAGGAGAAATACACTCTTACACATTCACCAATCTGACAGACCTTAGGGTGTTGGATTTGTCTTACAACCACATTGGTGTTTTGAGATATGAAGCATTCAGTGGTCTTTCCTATTTACGAGCCTTATATCTGACAGGAAATTCACTGCGAGACCTGGGTTTCCCTGTGTCATTACCAAACTTAGATTTTCTCCTTTTGGGTGACAATAAGTTGAAGTCACTAAGCAGTATTGTTGACTTGGGCATGAACAGTATTTATGTGAATGTTGAAGGCAACAGATTAACAAACTTGGAGGATGTTTATGTCATTTTAACTCATTTCAAGCGTCTCCAAAATCTTTTCTATGGTGGCAACTTCATCAAGTGGTGCAGTTCAAACATTACAATACCTCTCAGTAATAGCTTGCAAGTTCTGGATCTTCATGATAGTTTCCTGCACATAATTTGGACGCAAGGGAAGTGCCTTGATCTGTTTGATCATCTTGAGAATCTTCTCGCTCTGGATTTAAGCTTCAACTCACTCGCGGCTCTCCCTGAAGGTATTTTCAGAGGCCTCAGCTCGATCATAGAGCTTGACCTCTCGTCTAATGCCTTGACCTATCTGCAGCAGGATATCTTTCCTGTCAGCCTTAAAAGACTTGACCTGTCAAAAAACTTCTTGGCATTTCCAGACCCTACAACCtttcagtctctcctctttctaAGCCTTGCGGAAAATCGGTTCCACTGTGATTGCAATCTTGAGAGCTTCCTAACATGGCTGAACATGACCAATATAACCTTCCTGAGTCCAGTTGAGGACTACAGATGTGAGTTTCCAGCCTCTCTTCACAACCTCCCTCTGTTGAATTACTCCACGATCGTTGAGCCATGTGAAGAAGATGATGAGAAAGCTGTCCAAGATCTTAAGTTTGCTCTATTCATCTTCTCTACCCTCCTTGTAATCACCGTCATCCTCAGTGGGATTGTTTATGCCCGTTTGCGTGGGCACATATTTATTATCTACAAAAAGGTCATTGGCCGAGTTCATGAGGGTCCAAAACCCCCACCTCCTGAGGAGGAGGTACAGTATGATGTCTTCCTCTGCTTTAGCAACAATGACTACAAGTGGGTGGAAGCTGCTTTGCTGAAGAAGCTTGATAAAGAGTTTTCAGAGAACAACATCCTGCGCTGTTGTTTTGAGGCCAGAGACTTCATTCCAGGTGTTGATCACCTTTCCAACAACAGAGATGCCATCTGGGGCAGCAGGAAGACCGTGTGCATCGTCTCCAAGGAGTTTCTGAAAG ACGACTGGTGCCTGGAGGTGTTCACTTTGGCCCAGGGGCGGATGCTGGAGGAACTGACAAACGTCTTAATTATGTTGGTGGTAGGGGAG GTGGCTCACTACCAGCTGATGAAATGCAACGCAGTCAGAGCTTTCGTCGAAAGGAAAGACTATCTCATCTGGCCAAACGACCCTCAGGACCTGGAGTGGTTTTATGAGCGTCTCATCTCTCAGATACGCAAAAACTCCAAGGTGAAAAAGCCTGCTGAGGACAAACCAGAGCCTGATATCCAATCTCAGAATGAAGACGAGATCCAGCTTGAGAACATCAGCCCAATTGCTGTGTGA
- the LOC128376748 gene encoding LOW QUALITY PROTEIN: toll-like receptor 5 (The sequence of the model RefSeq protein was modified relative to this genomic sequence to represent the inferred CDS: deleted 1 base in 1 codon), whose amino-acid sequence MRILALQLVFIAVYIQVRTCYPSCTLHNLVADCMGRHLYSVPALPPNITHIYLEFNHISEINRTSFQDFEHLQQLDLGNQRVQLIIRNNAFLRQRKLTRLVLGNNIQLQLEPRAFAGLSKLQYLDLGYCNLDNSILAERYLQPLLSLETLDLFGNKIVRLQPGPFFSRLTNFTQLNLKLNQIDRLCEEDLAGFRGKNFTLLNLESNHLDRMFGGDLDWKKCGNPFRGMAFNILDLSSNGFSVNRSRQFFKAIEGTQIHHLIYSGHMGKDFSHDNLRDPDKNTFEGLMNSAIEILDLSKSRIFALQIAVFSPLNNAKIIDISQNKINRIDRNAFDGQVHLRMLNLSYNLLGEIHSYTFTNLTDLRVLDLSYNHIGVLGYKAFSGLSYLRDLNLTGNSLRDLGFPVSLPNLDFLLLGDNKLKSLSSIVDLGMNSIYVNVEGNTLTNLEDVYVILTHFKRLQKLYYGGNFIKWCSSNITIPLSNSLQVLDLHDISLHTIWTQGKCLDLFDHLENLVALDLSLNSLAALPEGIFRGLSSIIELNLSSNALTYLQQDIFPVSLKRLDLSKNFLHFQAFPDPTTFQSLLFLSLAENRFDCNCNLESFLTWLNVTNITFLSPVEDYRCEFPLPPSSLHNLPLLNYSTIVEPCEEDDKFALFIFSTLLVITVILSGIVYARLRGHIFIIYKKVIGRVLEGPKPPPPEEEVQYDVFLCFSNNDYKWVEAALLKKLDKEFSENNILRCCFEARDFIPGVDHLSNNRDAIWSSRKTVCIVSKEFLKDGWCLEVFTLAQGRMLEELTNILIMLVVGEVAHYQLMKCNAVRAFVKRKDYLIWPNDPQDLEWFYERLISQILKNSKVKKPAEDKPLPDIQPQNEDEIQLENIGPIAV is encoded by the exons ATGAGGATACTGGCTCTTCAGTTGGTTTTCATTGCAGTGTACATACAG GTACGTACATGCTACCCATCATGTACTCTCCACAACCTTGTGGCTGACTGTATGGGACGGCACCTTTATTCAGTTCCTGCTCTGCCTCCTAACATCACCCACATCTACCTGGAGTTCAACCACATCAGTGAGATCAACAGAACCTCGTTCCAAGACTTTGAGCATCTGCAACAGTTAGATCTTGGAAACCAGCGTGTGCAACTCATAATAAGGAACAATGCTTTTCTCAGGCAGAGAAAGTTGACTCGGTTGGTGTTAGGCAATAATATTCAGCTTCAGCTAGAGCCAAGGGCGTTTGCAGGACTGTCCAAATTGCAATATCTTGATTTGGGTTATTGCAATTTGGACAACTCCATACTGGCAGAACGCTATCTGCAGCCGCTTTTGTCCTTAGAAACACTTGATCTCTTTGGTAACAAAATAGTGAGACTCCAACCTGGACCATTCTTTTCAAGACTCACTAACTTCACACAGCTAAACCTCAAATTGAATCAGATTGACAGACTATGTGAAGAAGATCTTGCTGGTTTTAGGGGGAAGAACTTCACACTCCTGAACTTGGAATCCAACCACTTAGACCGCATGTTTGGAGGAGATCTTGACTGGAAAAAATGCGGAAACCCTTTTAGAGGGATGGCCTTTAATATCCTTGACTTATCTAGCAATGGGTTCAGTGTGAATAGATCAAGACAGTTTTTCAAAGCAATTGAGGGGACTCAGATTCATCATCTTATATATTCTGGACACATGGGTAAAGACTTTTCACATGACAACTTACGCGAtccagacaaaaacacatttgaaggcCTCATGAACAGTGCAATTGAAATTTTAGATCTGTCTAAAAGCCGAATATTCGCTCTGCAGATAGCTGTCTTCAGTCCTCTGAATAATGCGAAAATAATTGAtatttcccaaaacaaaatcaatcGGATTGACAGAAATGCCTTTGACGGTCAGGTACATTTACGAATGCTCAACCTGTCATACAACCTTCTAGGAGAAATACACTCTTACACATTCACCAATCTGACAGACCTTAGGGTGTTGGATTTGTCTTACAACCACATTGGTGTTTTGGGATATAAAGCATTCAGTGGTCTTTCCTATTTACGAGACTTAAATCTGACAGGAAATTCACTGCGAGACCTGGGTTTCCCTGTGTCATTACCAAACTTAGATTTTCTCCTTTTGGGTGACAATAAGTTGAAGTCACTAAGCAGTATTGTTGACTTGGGCATGAACAGTATTTATGTGAATGTTGAAGGCAACACATTAACAAACTTGGAGGATGTTTATGTCATTTTAACTCATTTCAAGCGTCTCCAAAAACTTTACTATGGTGGCAACTTCATCAAGTGGTGCAGTTCAAACATTACAATACCTCTCAGTAACAGCTTGCAAGTTCTGGATCTTCATGATATTTCCCTGCACACAATTTGGACGCAAGGGAAGTGCCTTGATCTGTTTGATCATCTTGAGAATCTTGTTGCTCTGGATTTAAGCCTCAACTCACTTGCGGCTCTCCCTGAAGGTATTTTCAGAGGCCTCAGCTCGATCATAGAGCTTAACCTCTCGTCTAATGCCTTGACTTATCTGCAGCAGGATATCTTTCCTGTCAGCCTTAAAAGACTTGACCTGTCCAAAAACTTCTTG CATTTCCAGGCATTTCCAGACCCTACAACCTTTcagtctcttctctttctcagccttgcggAAAATCGGTTCGACTGCAATTGCAATCTTGAGAGCTTCCTAACATGGCTGAACGTGACCAATATAACCTTCCTGAGTCCAGTTGAGGACTACAGATGTGAGTTTCCactccctccatcatcccttCACAACCTCCCTCTGTTGAATTACTCCACAATCGTTGAGCCATGTGAAGAAGATGATAAGTTTGCTCTATTCATCTTCTCTACCCTCCTTGTAATCACCGTCATCCTCAGTGGGATTGTTTATGCCCGTTTGCGTGGGCACATATTCATTATCTACAAAAAGGTCATTGGCCGAGTTCTTGAGGGTCCAAAACCCCCACCTCCTGAGGAGGAGGTACAGTATGATGTCTTCCTCTGCTTTAGCAACAATGACTACAAGTGGGTGGAAGCTGCTTTGCTGAAGAAGCTTGATAAAGAGTTTTCAGAGAACAACATCCTGCGCTGTTGTTTTGAGGCCAGAGACTTCATTCCAGGTGTTGATCACCTTTCCAACAACAGAGATGCCATCTGGAGCAGCAGGAAGACCGTGTGCATCGTCTCCAAGGAGTTTCTGAAAG ACGGCTGGTGCCTGGAGGTGTTCACTTTGGCCCAGGGGCGGATGCTGGAGGAACTGACAAACATCTTAATTATGTTGGTGGTAGGGGAG GTGGCTCACTACCAGCTGATGAAATGCAACGCAGTCAGAGCTTTCGTCAAAAGGAAAGACTATCTCATCTGGCCAAACGACCCTCAGGACCTGGAGTGGTTTTATGAGCGTCTCATCTCTCAGATACTCAAAAACTCCAAGGTGAAAAAGCCTGCTGAGGACAAACCACTGCCTGACATCCAACCTCAGAATGAAGACGAGATCCAGCTTGAGAACATCGGCCCAATTGCTGTGTGA